In Candidatus Goldiibacteriota bacterium, the sequence AGAGATTGGGAAAGAATACAAGGAGTAATTATGCAGGAGGATAATATGAACGCGCAGGAACTTAAGGAAACAACGGCTGTATGCGGAATAGACTGTTTTAATTGCGAGTTTTTTCATACGAATATACATGAATTTTTCCGGACAATGCCGGAAGACAGAAAAGCGTCGTTTGCGGCGCGCGGCGCCGATGCCGATAAGTTAAGCTGTAAGGGCTGCAGAAAAGACGGATGCAAAATGTTAATGGGCAGTTGTGCGACTTTAAAATGCGCGAAAGAAAAGGGCGTTGATTTTTGCTATGAATGCGCGGAGTTTCCCTGTGTAAAGCTTCAGCCGCTTGCTGAAGGCGCTGAAAAATTTCCGCATAATCTGAAAGTGTATAACCTTATAATGATAAAGAACAGGGGAATAGAGGCGTGGGCAGCGGAAGTAAAAAAAATCAGAAATAAATATTTTACGGGAAAATTTAAGATAGGCGCGGGTCCGCAGTAAAAAACCTATAAAAACGGGGTAATTAAGTGAAAAAAGTATTTATGTTAATGTTGATTGTTATGCATGCGGTTGGTTCATTGTATGCTGCTGGCGCTCCTTTTGAAGAAATAACCAAAGCAAAGGCGTTCATACAACAAAAAGAGTACAGGGCGGCGGAAACAATGTTAGCGGCAATGTGGGCGGAATTTCCAAATGACCCGCAGCTGCCATTGCTTCTGGGGCAGGTAAGCGAAAAAAGGGGGCTTCTGGACGCTGCAGAGGACTATTATCTGCAGTCTATAAATATGGATGTCAATTCTTTTGACGCGCATTACGGGCTTGGCGTGGTATTGTTTAAAGCCGGGGAAAAGCAGATGGCGGCAAAGGAATTTGAAAGCGCGGTCCTTATAAATCCGGAAAGTTACGACGCCTATATTAAACTTAATCATGTATACTCCGCCCTTAAAGACAGGGAAAGGGCGCAATACTACCTTGAGAAAGCAAAGGAAATTAATCCTGCTTATGAAAAAAACTTAAAATTAAGCGCTGTCCTTATGTGGGCGACGACAATATTGCTTTACGGCTTTTTCTTACTGCGAAAAAACTATATTGTGGCGGCGGTATTTGCCCTTGTGACATCAATTATATTTCTGATTACCGGCCGCCATACAAATTCTGTTATTTATCTGGGAATGGCTTTTGTTTCAGGATTCTTTATTTATAAGGAACAGCTGGGAATTAAGAGTGAATATGAAAAACGAAAGCAGTCCGGGCAGATAATACAAAAAGACCTTGATGAGGCTGTTAAAAAGGCGTACTTAATATTGGGGCTTAAACAGGGCGCCACGAAGCACGAGATTAAAAGCGCCTACAGAAAACTTGCAAAAAAGCACCACCCTGATTCTGCGGGCCCCAAGAAAAATGATGAGATGATAAAAGCGGTTAATGCCGCGTATTCGCTTTTAATAAAAAGGCCTTAATAAATTGATAATAAAGTATTTGGCTGATATAATAAGTAAAATCAGTTAATTTTAACCGGAGGATTAGATGAAAAAAGTACTGGTATTGGTGATTGCGTCATTTTTTCTTACATCCTGTGCTTCAATGTACATAAAACCGCAGATACAGCCCACGCTGTTTGAACAGCAGATTCCCGGCGGTTCGGATTATATTTTTAAAGCCGCGCTTAAAATAATGCCCATGCTTGGTTATAATATTCAGGGGTCTGATGCCGCAGCCGGGACTATTACCACCGCTCCTGTGAAGATGTCCATTAATCCGGAACAGTGCGACTGCGGATCCGCGTTTGGAGTTCCTTTAATAAAAAGTAAAGGGGTTAAAGCGGATGTTTCCTTTATACTCGCGGTTTCAAATAATAAACTGGCTTTAAAAGCGGATGTGGTACCGGAATTAAGCGATGTTATGTCAACGTTATCCGCCGCCGGAATAACTTTCATGTGCGTCTCCAAGGGAGGCCTTGAAAAAACGCTGGCCAATCAGTTTGTTGAAAAAACCAAGACCAAAGCTTTGCAGCTGCTTTTTGATAATATTAAGTTTTGAATAAAACGTTTTATCGGGGGAAAATATGAAAAAAACTTTTGTTGTGTTGATTGCCGCTTTATTACTGGCTTCCTGTACGTCCATTACCCTTAAGACAGAAATAGGCAGGGAAATTTTCTATGAGAATGGCAAAGTCATTGCCACTTATTCTTACGGTGAAAATGGTGAAGTTTTAAAGGATGGAATATTAATAGAAGGCCTTGTTACGGAGTATTTTGAAGGTAATAAACCCAAGGCAAGGCACATTTACAGAAAAGGCATAAAAAACGGCGAGTCTCAGGAATATTTTGAAAACGGAGGGATTAAAGCGGTCCTGTTTTATAATGACGGAA encodes:
- a CDS encoding DUF3795 domain-containing protein, whose protein sequence is MNAQELKETTAVCGIDCFNCEFFHTNIHEFFRTMPEDRKASFAARGADADKLSCKGCRKDGCKMLMGSCATLKCAKEKGVDFCYECAEFPCVKLQPLAEGAEKFPHNLKVYNLIMIKNRGIEAWAAEVKKIRNKYFTGKFKIGAGPQ
- a CDS encoding DnaJ domain-containing protein; this translates as MKKVFMLMLIVMHAVGSLYAAGAPFEEITKAKAFIQQKEYRAAETMLAAMWAEFPNDPQLPLLLGQVSEKRGLLDAAEDYYLQSINMDVNSFDAHYGLGVVLFKAGEKQMAAKEFESAVLINPESYDAYIKLNHVYSALKDRERAQYYLEKAKEINPAYEKNLKLSAVLMWATTILLYGFFLLRKNYIVAAVFALVTSIIFLITGRHTNSVIYLGMAFVSGFFIYKEQLGIKSEYEKRKQSGQIIQKDLDEAVKKAYLILGLKQGATKHEIKSAYRKLAKKHHPDSAGPKKNDEMIKAVNAAYSLLIKRP